The DNA region CTCAGCACCGGCGCTCGCCGCCTGGGCCGTGTTGATGGTGCTGAACCTCTATGTCTTGATCGCTTCCGGTGATCAGGACATCGACATCGCGGACGCCCCGACACTGGCCGACTGGTCGGTGCTTGTTGTTCTCGCGGTGATGCTGCCGGCCATGGCGGCCGCCGCCTATGCGGTCGCACGGGTCCCGAGCGCGCGTGCGCGCCAACTCATCGCCTACGCCTGCATCGTTGCCGGGTTGGGCTCCGACACCTACGAGGACGGCGTGTGGGACCTGCTGGCGATCGAGGCCACCGATGTCGTGGTTGTGCTGCTCATCCTCGCCGGAACCGCCTCGGGCCTCGGGGCGCTGCTCAGCTGGGCGCTGCGCGTCACCTTCGACCACCTCCGCTCTGCCGGCCAGTTGATGGCCCGCGCCCTGCCGGTCGTGCTGCTCACGTTCCTGGTGTTCTTCAACAGCACCGTGTGGTTCATCGCAGCCAACCTCGAGACCTTCCGTATCTGGCAGTTGGCCGGTTGCCTGGCGGCGATCGCGATAGCGTTCGTCGGCACCGAATCCGTCCACGTCACCCGGTCACTTCTCGCCCGACCCGCCGAAGCCGGTGATCAGCCGCCCACCGTCGAAACCACACCTCTGGCAGGGATCCCGGAACCTCAGCAGTTGGAACCTCTGCGACGCTCCGAGCGGGTCAACGTCGTTGCCGTAGCGGTTCTGGCTCAGAGCATCCAGGTGCTCGTCATCTCGTTGGTCACCGGCTTCCTGTTCTTCGTGATGGGTCTTGTCATCCTCAACGGCGCCGTCCTCAACCACCTGACGGACGCCAGTCCGACGCAGAGCCGTTGGCTCGACATCCCACTCCCGATCGATCAGGCCCTGGTGCACATGACGATCATCCTGGTCGCCATGACCTTCATGTATCTCAGCGCCCGCGTGGCAGCCGATCCGGCGCATCGAACCGACTTCGTCGACCCGATGCTCGATGACCTTCGCCTCACGCTCGCCGCTCGCGACCGTTACCGCTCCCTCGTGTGACGTTGCACCGGCCCGCCTGGCGCAAGCGGTACCCTCTGTGACGATGTTGAGCACCGAGTTCTCGACCACTACGAAACGGCTCACCGGCTGGGGTCGCACCGCCCCGTCCGTGGCCCAGGTGTTGTCGACCCCGGATCCCGACGTCATCGTCAAGGCGGTGACGCAGGCCGCCGACGGGGGCGGCAGAGGAATGCTCGCCCGCGGGCTGGGGCGCTCCTACGGCGACAACGCGCAGAACGGCGGCGGTCTCGTCGTCGACATGAGCGTGGTCAATCGCATCCATTCGATGGATGCCGACACCCACCTCGTCGACCTGGACGCCGGGGTGAACCTCGACCAGTTGATGCGGGCCGCGCTGCCGCTGGGTCTGTGGGTACCGGTGCTGCCCGGCACCCGTCAGGTCACCATCGGTGGGGCGATCGCCTGCGACATCCACGGCAAGAACCACCACAGCGCGGGCAGCTTCGGCAACCATGTGCGCTCATTGGACCTCCTCACCGCAGACGGCAACGTCCGCCGCCTGACTCCCGCGGGACCCGACAGCGACCTGTTCTGGGCGACCGTCGGAGGCAACGGGCTGACCGGCATCATCCTGCGCGCTGTCATCGAGATGACACCGACGGAGACCGCGTACTTCATCGCCGACGGTGACGTCACCGCCGGACTGGACGAGACGATCGCCTTCCACAGCGACGGCACCGAGGACAACTACACCTACTCCAGCGCGTGGTTCGACGCGATCAGCGCACCACCTCGGCTGGGCCGGGCGGTGATCTCCCGAGGCTCCCTGGCCACCGTCGACCAACTCCCGAAGAAATTGCAGCGCGACCCACTCAAATTCGATGCGCCGCAGTACTTCACCGCACCCGACGTCTTCCCCAGCGGATTGGGCAACAAGCCGATCTTCGGCGCGATGACGGCGCTGTGGTACCGGATGGGCAAGACCTATCGCGGCAAGCCGCAGAACCTGACGCAGTTCTACCACCCGCTCGACATGGTCGGTGAATGGAATCGCGCCTACGGCGCAGCAGGTTTCAGCCAGTACCAGTTCGTGGTGCCACTCGAGGCGGTCGACGAGTTCAAGCGCATCATGGTCGACATCCAGCGGTCGGGACACTACTCGTTCCTCAACGTGTTCA from Mycobacterium sp. DL includes:
- a CDS encoding FAD-binding oxidoreductase, whose product is MLSTEFSTTTKRLTGWGRTAPSVAQVLSTPDPDVIVKAVTQAADGGGRGMLARGLGRSYGDNAQNGGGLVVDMSVVNRIHSMDADTHLVDLDAGVNLDQLMRAALPLGLWVPVLPGTRQVTIGGAIACDIHGKNHHSAGSFGNHVRSLDLLTADGNVRRLTPAGPDSDLFWATVGGNGLTGIILRAVIEMTPTETAYFIADGDVTAGLDETIAFHSDGTEDNYTYSSAWFDAISAPPRLGRAVISRGSLATVDQLPKKLQRDPLKFDAPQYFTAPDVFPSGLGNKPIFGAMTALWYRMGKTYRGKPQNLTQFYHPLDMVGEWNRAYGAAGFSQYQFVVPLEAVDEFKRIMVDIQRSGHYSFLNVFKLFGAGNDAPLSFPIPGWNVCVDFQIKPGLNEFLNGLDKRVLEFGGRLYTAKDSRTTAETFHAMYPRIDEWILLRRKVDPDGVFVSDMARRLELL